The Quercus robur chromosome 3, dhQueRobu3.1, whole genome shotgun sequence DNA segment CTCTTTCAGCCAAACTTTCTAGCAAAATGTTTCtgttctgaaactatttagggacataaccttgttttgaaactcaatttttttttaaaaaaactcgATTTAACAAAAATCGAGTTACTTGCAAAAACTTATgtggaaatcgagttccatgtaagtttttttttaagttttttgccTATAATTCGATTTTCGTTAaattgagtttttcattgaaactctaTTATTacaaaatcaagtttaaaaTAGGAGTATATtcttaaatagtttcaaaacatggACAAAATACTGGAAAGTTTGGTTGAAAGGGGTAAAACCCCATTTTGGCCATTAGACAACCATCAAAGACATCGAATCTTCTACAGAGTATTACTTACTTGACcaacaataaatatatttcctctctctctctagatatatacatatcttTTTACAATATGATTACTGGGAAGTCATAGTACGAAAGAATATCAGTTCAGCATTAATTAGAGTATTCAACAGACTATTTGTCTAGtttctcaaaccaaaaaaaaaaaaaatgaagtctaTGAAAGATAGTCAATTTTATTATTGGGTTTCATTTCTTAATTAATGTggcaaataaaatatacattaaaatgatattttaaaaagtgtaaaaaatttgaaataaattcagtggtaattaataattttattaaaattaattttaataacaaaaagatTTAAGGATGAAATAgacttgatttttaaatttggatGACCAAAATGACATAATTAATAGTTAGGGTACTAAATTGaactttacaaaataatttgaggattaaattagtaatttaacttATATTTATCTGAAAAGATAAGCTATGATGGTAAAGGAATATAAACCCATCattatctttatctcttcaatGATTTCATCTGATCAACCATGACTTAACACTTGGAGTAACTCATGTAAATTGGCTCTAGTCTTCTTTCCTGGACTGGCTTCGGTGACATGGAGGACACTTAAGTTAACTTAACCCCACAAGCCAGCCTCATTGCTGACCACTTCAGGGCTTTTGCATAAATGATGTAATTCAATCACACATTTACAAATGTGCATGTCAAAGTGAGTGCAAGAGTTGAGGGCGTAGAAGAACCGATAAAACCCAACAAACCAACACACTTCATAGTTCACTCACAACCCTGACACCTTACATTACTACTTGCTTTTGAAAGCCAGAGAAtgagaataataataaacaataaaaaaatagatagcTTGAGATATTGCGTGTGGCTTATGCTGACCATATTCCTTTTGTGTTTTAGGCCCGAAGCTTTGCCTCTTAATCAAAAATCAACTAGTGGCTAATTGATATCGAAGACTAagagctttatttatttatttatttttggtatttcaaTTCATAACTTGATAGCAACGCAGAAAGCAATTCATTATTTCATCTTGACAGTACGTACCTTGAGCaagaacaacttttttttttctttttccattttggtttcTGTATTTGTTAATTAAAAGCACTGGAGTTTCCTAGTTGTATTTGGAGAACATATGCGGACAAAATTCACAAAACATAGGTTCTTCCAAATATTGATGCTTAAGAATTAATGGTTACGTTTGACATATTAAACTAGTGGTTGATTGATATATAGGAGCTCATTGTTTtcttaatatttaattaataatttgatagcaAGCCAGAGGGCAATCCATTatgttcaattttcaatttttgtattttcttgaaaatatgtGGTCGAGCAAGAAcggtctaattttttttccttccattttgatttccaactaaaaaaaaaaaaaaattaaagaaaaaccctagtcaattagtcatatttttttttggagaacatGCATATTTAAAGAGAcaaaaacataagtttttttttctggCTGTGCTAAGTTTGAAAAAGATAAACTTGTGGTGCTTCTAGAGAGATATTAATTTTCGCTTTAAAGAATAAAGATCACTGATCACACAAGCCCCGTCCATTGTGCCTTTATCTCAATCCCTTaatatttttaagagaaaatcTTTGgacataataaatttaatcaaagcattgatttttttattattatttttttttattgtttgaatataataACTATCTAAACCGTAATCAATTAGAGGACCATCATAGACATCGAATCTTCTACAGAGTATTACTGCTCAATAATTCTTAACAACAGAAAAATACACCCTGTTACCGTGTATATTTCCTCACACTCATAGCTGGTGGGACCCATACAACTATGAATGAGAAGAAGTATACACCCGTAACAAGGCATACTTCCTCCTTAACAACGACGCTATTGAACCCACTTGACcaacaataaatatatttcctctctctctctctctctctctctctctctctctctctctctctctctctctctctctctctctctctctctctctctctctctagatgtATACACATCTTTTAACAATGTTAATTAGAGTGTTCAACAAACTATTtatctggtttctcaaaaaaaaaaaaaaacaaaaggtctATGAAAGATAGTCAATTTTATTATTGGGTTTCATTTCTTAATTAATGTggcaaataaaatatacattaaaatgatattttaaaaagtaaaaaatttgaaataaagtcggtggtaattattaattttatttaaattaattttaataacaaaaaaatttaaggatgaaatagacttgatttttaaatttgggtGACCAAAATGACATAATTAATAGTTAGGgtactaaattgaattttacaaaataatttgaggattaaattagtaatttaacttATAATTTACAATGTTTTAATAATATGGCTGCTTGTGAATCGACCACCTGTAGTGGGCTTGGCTATCCTTATCCCATATTTGGCCTAAACTCTACCGGCACACAAATCAATTGGGCCCCATGGGAATTGGCATCATCTTAAAGTTGAAGTCCATTTGgtagtattattttattaacgttatttgcactttttgaaaatatgtgtgggtgaaaaaatgtgtaatattatttaaacacttAAAACTGTTGCTTAACATCTTaccaataaaacacaaaaaaaaaaaaaatataggatcTCTGGACGACCTTTGCATAAATGTCAATCACACATTGAGCATGTCAAAGTGTGTGAAATAATTTGAGCATGTtaaagggtgtgtttgtttagaGGTGAAATAGGATGGatgaaaaattttgaagagaaaataaagagaaatttttttttaaagtgtgttTGGTTagatagagaggaagaaaaataacaaaGCTATTGAAACACTCACGCTGTCCCATCCACGAACCCACTTAACGGAATATGTCTTCCTTCCGTTACGTTATTTACACCGTTACCCAACCTATTCCACCACCCACCAACTATAAATATGTTCCCTCATACATTTcgtctcaaactctctctctctcactcagaGGCAAAGTTTCGAGGTCTCAAAATCTCtgctatttttgaatttttattatttccttgaATGTTTTTGCTTAGATGTATCATATATGCACTGTGAATTTTGCTTAAATGTCTTTCCCTAATCTCCAAGTTAATTCTTCTTATTTGTAGAGAAAAATATGTATAGGTCTCAGCCACATCTTCAATGGTTGTCCCCCATCTTCTTGGTTGTGATTCTCCCACATCTTCTTGGATTCACTGTCCAACAGTAAGTTTCTTCAAAAcccttctctgttttctttttctttttctctctttcttttgtatgaaagaaatatttttgttgaaacatGGACCAAAATACAAGATCTCTAAACTCAAAAACCACAACGGATCAAACATAAACACCCAAGTcctaaaacaaaagaaacaagctCAGCTACAAACAAAGTTCTGGTATTCCTTTGAAGCCAGATGTGATAGATGTTGCCTAGGCTAGTCTGCGATAGAgtagatttaaaattttgcatctTCCACATTCTTATCCCCCACTGAAAACACCTTATATGCAACCATAAGGATCTCGTCAAGTACAACTCCACAACCTTCCTTCAAATTCTTCTGGTAAAGAAacattaataaaaagatataagcttctctctctctctctctctctctctatatatatatatatatatataaacttatttatCCATATAGATACATATCTTTAATGATTACTGGGAAATCGTACGTATCCGGAAGGAATATAGCTTTAGAGTGTTGATATATTCAACAACCAATGAAATATAGGCTATTTTATCGTTGGATTTCATTTCATAGTTGATGTGACAACTGACAAATAAAATCTACATTAAAATGCTATTATAAAAAGTGTAAAATTTGGAAATCACGTATGCATTTAAGATCTGTTTGGATGccgtttattttattgaaaatgaaaacttattattaaaggtactatagataaaggtaaaagttagttgaaatagtacagcggatctatgaatagtatcaaaaagtgcagtgggtccataaatagtataaaaaataggtcgaatagtaaataattttgatttttcattagTATTCAAACACATATTTAGTATACGTTTGGATAGGAATTATTTTCCTGCGTCTGgcgttttgcgtttttttttttaatttatttttttatgcacgCGTTTCAGTTTTTAGGAGACAAAGTGTACTGTTTATACACTGTGTTCATCCATTATTCACGCACTGTTTACAGGACCCAAAACAACTTtattcagaaagaaaatattaaaaatgggtctcatggtattattcatacatttaaaaattattttgttacagtattttcagtttttagttttcagcaaaataagctgtatccaaacggaccattggtatgaattatttttgccaacttattttattattcagcttatttttgctattattcatgagttccattacactttttgatactatttataggtctcactgtactatttcaactaacttttacctttatctacaatactttcagcaatttttttttagtttcaacaagATAAACAAATCTCAAACGGACCCCAagttaataataatttcttctaaaaaaaagtcaatagtaattattgtcaaaaattttaaaagaagagATTTAAGGATGaaataaacttgattttaaaattttaatgattatattgaaaaataattaatagtcCGGAATGTAAAAAACGAATTTTACTAATAGTTTGAGAAGAAAATTAGTATTTTAAcctatattttataattttttttaataatatggcCAGTTGTGATAGAATGAATATGAGTTTATTAATTACTACCATCATATTTTCATCTGTTgattacaatttatttattcaacAACTTATGAAATATACTTAGATCTGCTCcttaaaaatttgttgtgtacTTAGATCTACCCCTAGAAAATGAATTCGTCCTCTAATTAGTGTGCATggttagtttattttattcattgtgAAAAATgagtttctaaaaattttatatcttgTCATTCCACTTGTTCCCATGCGCCCACATCATATATATGATCAAAGATCATTTACGATGAACTCAATAGAgttttggttaaaattttgctacaaagtctttttttttttttttttttttggatggctAACTATCTTTTTTAATGCAGATTCCAATAAATTCTTTATTTTGCTGGTGCTTTATAGTACTAATATTGCTCTTGTTTTTAAGATCTTTAGCTCGGCCTCTAAATCCAAAAATGGTGGTGGAGGGGAGGAAGAAGCAATCCTTATCCAGTTCAACTTTTGCGGCATTGCTCAAAGACCGATATGT contains these protein-coding regions:
- the LOC126720022 gene encoding uncharacterized protein LOC126720022; this encodes MYRSQPHLQWLSPIFLVVILPHLLGFTVQQSLARPLNPKMVVEGRKKQSLSSSTFAALLKDRYVHNNGEIPGGPPVLYSPPQIGNHDMSAGPKVHGGEYGPMNKGRVPPSAPNPTTLDAIGNP